In Centropristis striata isolate RG_2023a ecotype Rhode Island chromosome 8, C.striata_1.0, whole genome shotgun sequence, the genomic window CCCCTGGGGCCTCACACTTACAGaacaaacagtgtgtgtgtgtacgtgcgtgtttctgtgcaagtgtgtgtgtgtgtgtgtgtgtgtgtgtgatgcagcaGAAAAGCAGTTGACTCTGGAGCAGAAACAGCCAGCTCAACATCAACATCCTCCCCCTGGGAGGCACGCGGCGACCAAGGGATCAGTATTGGTTTATCCCCACAGCtgccaatacacacacacacacaaatccagaTAAAGATACACCCTCTCTTTCGGACAAATGCACAAATTCACACTTGCACATTTGCTTGTgcgcacacacatatgcacagagatacacacactcactaaaATAACTACACAGCCGTTGCTCTTGGTGGTAATTTGTGAAGAGAGTCAACTGGGTCGACGTGATTTGTAAGGCAGACTGTGAAATGTGCCCTCTGTCACCCCAGctattcctctctctctcactttctatCTGTATCTCTCGACTGATCCATTCCCCCATCCTCatcccctacacacacacacatacacactccctACCAcaccaaagaaaacacagaccCCCATATAAGCTCCCTGTTGGCGCTCCCAGTCAGCCGGGTCGGGGCCGAGACTTTAGTGTGGAGTCGACGGCTCTGTTGATCTAGCCTGAGCCTGGTGAAAGGAGGGGGCACAGAGAGAAGGGAGGTgaattgaaagaaagaaagaaagaaggaaagaaagaaagaaagaaagaaagaaagaaagaaagaaagaaagaaagaaagaaagaaagaaagaaagaaagaaaaagaaagaaagctgtGTGTAGTCCCACACAGCACAGAGCCCATTTATCGATGTTGCCCCTGCTAGTGATTACCAGTTGCCCTCGCTCCAAGAGCATCCGCAGTGAATGAGAGCTAATTATCTGCTTCGGCGCGTCTTTCCTTGCTGTTTACGTTCTGCACACGCTAGGGGGGTCAGTGGTCCGACCTCAGAGAGCCCACGGTAATCCTCCAGCAGCCCTCAGACACTGatacatcctcctcctcctccttttcctctcctcctcgttTGCACTTTCTCCTTTtgccttctcctctctctctctctgtgctgccTCCCCTCTTCCCATTCTTCTCATTGCTACTACAATTTTACTCCTCCACGAGTCTTTGCTCATTTCATCCATTTGTCTGCCCCTAACTCATTCAGTCATCTGTTCTTAAAGCAAGTtcactttgacattttgtgaaataCAAGTGCTTTGTCATGTCTGTCTATTACATATGAAACTTGAGCCAGCAggtgattagcttagcttaccATAAATACTTGAAgcagagggaaacagctagcctctCTTTACGaagttttaaaaattacaatatactGTACGCATtgtattttatgttatgtgCTAAAGAAGCTTGTTTCCGATGCTTTCAGAGCTTCAGTAATCCGCTCCTGGCTACAGTTTCATATTTAATACACAGATATGGTGGTGGTATCAATATTATCATAGAACTCTTGGCAGGAAAGTCCATTTCCTAAACCGCATTTACACTTTCACTTCCAGTCATTTCCAAACCCCAGTTCTACAGAACTATTGTGAAATCAGAACTTCCAGTTGGTGCTGATTCATAATCTTTAAACAATGTTTTGAATAACAGATATAACATGATGAAACAATGTATGAAACACGCTGATATTTCAGGCTTTCCAGTCAGAGAAACTTGGCTCAATTCCTCCTTTATCCACAGATAGAGATTGTgaatgtttacacacacaccctcatctGTGCTGCCGTCTGTCTCAAGTTAATGCTGGCTAATTTGTCCTTCGATCGACCTGCTGTTTACCTCTCTATCTCTGTGGCCGGATATACTGTGTGCCCTCTGCAAACCTTAGCCGCCTTTAACTCCCACACACACGCTTACAGACATACACAGCTATTACACACAGAGTAAAGCAAGGTAGCATCAACCAGTCATTGGGATGGGGGGTTTTGATACCCAcccatatacacacacatacacacacacccaaacccCTTCCCCTGATGACATCCTGGCGGCCATGCGGCAGGCATTCCACTTGTGGGACAGCCCATAGCCTTTAATCCCAGCCTGGCTCCCGCCAAAAGCTCCCCGGACGACAGAACGCCTGCCACGGAGGATGTGCcaccataaaacacacagtgctcCTCCAACcgcacacacgtgcacacacacacttcccctTACCCTCTGTGCCCCTCCGCTCTCTCATTTCATCTCTGTCTGTTTCCCACTCTCACTCTCTTATTTAGTTCACTTAATACTCTCTCTGGTTTGTTATTCATCTCTTCtactgctctctttctctctccatgtcTCTTTCACAAGCATGCTCACTTACAcatgcctacacacacacacacacacacacacacacacacacacagacctagTAAAGCCCCTCTGTGTGCTCTCAGTACAGTTTACTGACTCCTGTCCTTTGTGAATGCACTTCAACAGATTTCTAGAAGTTACATTACAACCACAGACAATTCAGCAGACAGTGTTTACACTGTGAGGGCGGGCTTTCCGGAGAATAACACAGGATAAAAACATGACTGAATCCCTTGTTAACTAGAGATCATAGCAAAATTTCTTTACTTTGATGACAAATACTTGTCTTGTATACTGAACTTgacactgataaaaaaatataaaatatggacTTCTCTGATTGGATCCAGATTTACTATAATTAGATATGAATGTCATTATATATTGACATACCGTATAGGTCATGCTAAATCTGTAACAGCGTGTCTTTTTGTATGCTGCTTTAAAATGGAACTGGTGAAATTATAAATACAAGGTGGGCAGCTAGTAAACAGCTAACATCACATTAATGCAGGAAATGCTAATGAATAATGGTCATTGAGAATATAAAAAATTTCCTCATGatattacatattataaaattacaaagaaaaactttATGAGACATTACAATATAATTACAATATCAACTTCAGCATTCACCCTCTAcaattttctcaaaatgtcagCATACATGTAGCAACTTGTGAAGTCAgaattttctgatattttccaCTTCATATGGGCTCATCTCATAAACATCATAAACACAACCCCATTCGAAGACCTCTCTagtaaaaattattaaaaatgttaagtgAAGCACATCACATGAGCAacggttaaagaaaaaaaaagctattgtTGGACAACAAAATAGACAATGCTCAGGGGCTTGGTGTTAAATAAATGCTTCAGATGCTTCACTTGTGCTCAGTTGTGGCAGTTTCATCAACTGAAACTTCATTAAAAgtatagtttgacattttgggaaatggtTTAGCAACTAGAAATGGGGGTAATCAACTAGCCTGACTCTGTTCAGGGTTTAAAAATCTGCAATAACCAGCACTACTAAAGCAGACTTGATAACATCAAACCTAGCAGCAATCGTTAATGAATTAGTCCAACACAgttatttaatttgattaacAGTGTTTACACATTCATTTGGTGCAATTTTGCAGtgactttaaagttaaataCCTCAGTATGACTGAATTTCTTCAATACTGATTGTACCTACAATAACctaacctcacacacacacaatgcacagACCGTACAAATGTAATGTCTTACAGCGCATAATTACATTACCGTAAGTGTTGGTGATTCTAAATTAACCTATGGTTTAAATCATATTCCTGTGcaaaataaactgacaaatataACAATTCCTGAGCAATGCCAGTATGTTCACTTCaacttaaaaaattaaaagctaAATCACTGCACAGTCAGGTTCCAGTTCATAAAATCACTGGAAATTTGTCATGTGTTGTCACAAAAGCCAATTCTCACTCTCTGCCAGTCAGACGTTATTAATTAAAACTTGGCTTTTGGAAATATGCTAAATGTCTATTGAAAATGTTCCAAAACCTCCAGAGGTGTCTCATTTGGGGACCATTACACACATGTCATTACACAGTTTACAAAAAGCCCATCAGAAACTGTTCCAACTAACCAAATGCAGGTTGGTTTGATAAACATTCCCCTAATCATCTCAACACTGGCATGGATTAGGTTTCTCCTCTGGCTCGACAAAAGCACGGGGGCTACAGTATGACTAATCCACTGAACTTGTAAATAGTTGTAAATGGTGTCAGGACAGAGAAAACAATGAGAGCGAAGGGGACTTCCTGTGTTTATAAAGGACAGGGGGCAGACCCCGAATGACTCAGTGAACCAGATTactccatctgtccatccatccatccatccatgcacccACCTATCTTTactatattggattttttttaaaacttatttttcacTGTCTTGGAATTGAACTGTGTTAACACTAGTGGTGGCCGGTGGTTGGCTGTTGGCATCATCGTATCACCCACATCCCTTCCACCCCATGAGAGCCTATGGAACACAACTTGCACCTGATTAATAGCAGATGGGATTTAATAAGATTTAAGTGCCTGCCTACATAAAAATTGCGAATCAATTGATGCTTTCAGTGCATTTACGCTTAATGACACATGCCTGAAGTTCCATCTCTAAGTAGGAGGCAGGCAAAACATAACACTGTATTCGGAAAAAGGTATCCACACTATGATCCACACAAACCTGACTCATATACGTTGTCACTCCGTCCTTCAACGCTGGATAATTATGTCCTCTCTATCAGGACCCAGTGGTTAAATTCCTGCCTTTTCTTTCAGAGTCAgcctttaaaaaagtgtttcagaAGAAATTCAACGCTGTTTCATCATTGCAGTCACTATCAGCAACAGGAAGCCATTCAGCTCTTACATGTGTAGCAGCTGAATATAGCTTCAATTGACCATAGTGCCATCTGCTGTTATGGGTATTGACTTGCCCACCccaaagtcaccagactcctctgtcaaaaacaatcattttaactcacagaacacaggactTTTTATCTTCTGCTGTGTCCTTTGTtgtaattgtgtgacttttgtgtGTTAAAGAGTTAGTTTGGATCCAGCAAAGTCAGACAATAAcccaaacaaactaactgaattaTAGGCAGTGGTAGACTTGCGACGCCAGTGTTATGTGAGGTAAAAGTCTGAAGGATTTGAAGAGAACATAGATGATACAAGGGCTTTAGTTCCCCATtagaaagggctgtctgatggtaaggtaaagctgtgaaaatattcaaaataaagcgTACACTTAAACTGGTTCTTTTTTTGGGTTGCTAAAATGTGTATTACTGCTGCCCCCTTCAAGAGCAGTGAATTGCTTACTGTCGGTcgtcctgcctgcttctccaaactggtggACTGCCAACCACTGTCTActgtagataatacactgaTTATGGAAAAGTATCTCACACAACACCATTtcccaaaaaaatctgaattatcCCTTTAAACATAGTGGGCCGGTATAGCGATTGGTATCACTAGTCCAGATTGTGTTTGTCAGACATGGCCCCTGAGCCAACCAGAGTCCTGGCCTGATTAATgaacagacagagggagagaggatgaGCACAGGGGGccaaacaggagagagagatctctttctctctctccctttatctctctttctctctctccccgtgTCTGTGCCTACTGCCTACTTCAGCAGTTTCACAATCCCCGACTGGCCAGCCAAACAGCCAAGCAGGCCGTGCTGCTCCGTTCCACTCACACATGAACAGCAGCAGTACAACAACAGGAAAGGGCCTCCTCTGCTTTCACTTGCAGGTCCTGTCTCCAACCTCCCTGGGGGTGGAtcttgttattatcattaataactGTAGCTCAAGCAGAGATAAACCTTCAGCATTCCAAAACTCTTGGTTTTGTTTATGAGATGGTGTTGCAAGAGGAGATAAATTGGGGTTTATTTAAAGGTTTTCTATTTCGGACAGGGCTCTGCTCATCACATGGAGAGGGCTGCAGTCTGTGATTAAAGACTGGCATCTAGTGGTGAAAACAGAGCATTGCAATATCACGTGTTGCACTCTATGGTAGAGCTGCGCTCTGTGATGTGTTTATAGTGCGACCACTTTTTGATATATGGTGGTTTTCATGACTTACAGGCTGATGCATGGTGTAGTTGAAGGGATGAATCCCAGTTACTTGTGTTTGCTAGATAAAAATCAGCGGTAAACTGAGCTGAGCTACTCTTGTTGACTCTGGCTTAAAGGATAAAGGAATAAGGAATAAAGGaacaatatttattaaaatgataaCTATATATGTTATGAAACTGATTTCCTAAGTGGCAAATATATGATGACTGGTACTATTTGAGATGTAGAGCTgcattttgaacattttcaatGGCTATATGAATTGCATAATATGCTACAAACACTGGTGGACTCAAGAAGTGGGCAGGGGAGCAACCACCCAACTGGGTGTCCCTATGTTCAAAATAAACGCAGGATGGGTGCCCTTATTGTAgtcaaaacatgataaagtgatctcttgaaaaaagttttttccacATCATGCAGCTGGTTCTGAAAATTcattaaagtcaaatatttCCTAACTGAATATTACCTCCTGAAATTGACAGAGAGACGATGAAGACCTTCGCCCACTCTCTTGCATTACTAATCTTTATTATTCACTTTTCCTAGGAGGAGGTCGGGTGAAGAATGGCCAAAGACAACCGAGGAATCGCAACAACCGAAAAGATAAAGAGAACCAGGAGGGGCGACGGGAGAGGAAGCGAGAaagggagcgagagagggagagagacacagCTGAACGTGAGGACTCTGATAACAGGAACAAAACAGAGCACAGGCATCGCAGAGGCCACGTCACAGACCCAGTCTCCCCTGAAGACACTCTTGTACAATAGTTCTCTGGGCAGACAAAGTCTAACGCCTCTATACCCTTCTCCTGTTATCCTCCCATACCTTCTTCTCCCAAACTCCCCCATCCTGTTCACCCCCCTCGACCCCTCTCTGCAGGGGTGTTGCTGCTACCTGTATGATTTGAATATAATGTTTATGCACAAACGGGATGGGGCACACTCAGCCACAAGGCTTGGGCCACTATGGACTTTAAAAAGTCCTTTTTTCTACCCTGTAGCCTCTACTCCTTCACTTCCACCGCTGAGAGAGTGTTTCTGTTGAACAGTGCAGGAGACACTGCTGAGACTGCTGATGGGACTGAAGAACAAAGTGAGAAATGTCTGTGACTGTGTGGCGGACtggcagacagacggacagagagacaaagacgTTATACTATGTGCTTGTTGATATGGTTATTTAATGGGGCCCTGGTACAACATTGCGCGTCTTGGTTTTTGAATGTAGATTTTGCAACATTATGTAGAAcaattgtttattattgttgttcctGTTCTTTAGAtctctttactttattttatttggtgcagaatttgtaaagaaaaaaataaaagtgagtttGCTATTGCCATCTTGTGACATCTTCATAATCGCTACAAGTGACAGATGTAGGAGAACCTGCATGCTGTGAATCAAAGGAGCATGGTCAAAAACTGAATACCATTAACATGTTTTCTTGTCTTGGACAAAAGCTAGTTTTATCCAGATACGTGATAAATCTAATCTACcatgggtttttatttttgtgtaaatGGAATCTGTGCTCTCAGTAAAGCTCCTTGACTAGGAACCAAAAGCACCTGTATGTCAAATAAAACTATAATGGGTTTGTACCTGTGTCTGCTATCTGTTTCCTGGTGTGAATGTCATCTTGTGCAAACCACTTAAACTTTCGTAAAAATTATAAATTGAAAAAGGCGTAAACATAAAGTGTAACTCAGAACAATATGCAGCTATAAACTGTTGATTCAGTCATGTGTCATGAGCTCATTTTCAGTGAAAGCTTTAGCAGTGGAAGGGTGTCACATACTGTAATACCTGAACACTTATTGGAGATACTGACGTCCACATCCAAGTGTcactaaaaacacaataaatattatGTTGCAACAGaaccatttcacaacattatAACTcaaagcaggaaaagcacaggtgtaaaaaaataaaataacattgacAATAGCTTTATACCTTTAAGTGGCAGTCTGCAATTGAGCATGCACAAAGCCAAAGCCCTGGAACTGACTAATGCAACCATTGTTAATGCACCTTTGCTTTTCCTGCTTTGACAAgacaaaatgtctgctgtgaaaagggTTTATGGTGTAACATACAGTTACACTGAAAAATACAGGGATTTTGTCCactgcagcaaaaaaaagtttttccttgCGTTATAATAATGTGCCGATTATAAGTTTTTGCTCAGCCCATACTTTGAATCAAGCAAAAATAAAGCTTCCCTATGACTCAAGTCTAAATTCACAATAGCGATGTTTTAGTGGTTTAGCATTTGCAGGGACATTAGGCaacttttacttatttttttgcaaagaaGCAATAGTTTAAGTTGTATGCATTTGAACAACCAATATCTAAATTACTCAGTGCCTATAAAGGTCAAACTGATCCGTGGAAGGTCAGGGGTGGCTGCAGGCTTTAGTTTCAGCTAAAcaggagcacacctgactcaAGTCATTCAAATCCCCTGAACTATCCTAACTGATTTGTTGTATCAGATGTGCTCttgcttggttggaacaaaaacctgcaacaTGACTCTTTCATGGATCAGGCTTGACACCCCTGCTATAAGGGTTTTCAGTGAACCAGATATGAAATTTAAAATGAAGGCTTAGTGTCATGGAAAGAGTCATAAACATTTGGTCTCTGTTTCAGTACGCTGTCATATcaaataatttttgtgtaacaaaaacaagaataatGATTTTAAAGCTAAATTGTTTATTGGTGGAGTACGTATTTTGCTCATCAGTCACATTTATTTGCATCAACAGGCATGATGACAGTATTTCCTCGTTCATTAAGCAGAGAAATCCCCCTTAAAAACAGGCTGTACATGAAAATATagcatttttgtttaatttgacaTTTGCAAAATATAGATAAgtcacagtacagtatgtacacAAATCATAAGTGCAAGATAACGCCATGCTTCGGCAGTTGAGTGAAATGATACATAGGAAAGATGACCTTGgttaaaaccatttttttctgaatcaAAATAACCCTGCtgctgaaacaaaaacaaacggGAAACACTGTGACAGATCTTGGGATGTAGCCAGATGCCCTTTACGTTAAGACAGAACAACTTTTCaatcacagctgctgtttgtttacaattgACTAAATGTTCACTTCATTTTAGCCACAAAATCCTCGCCCTTCTTGATGGAAGCCTTCAGCTCATCCATGGCCTCAGCGACCAGCTTCTCCTCGAAGGCAGTCAGCTTGCCCAGCCCAAGGTTCTTCTCAATGCCATTCTTCCCCAGCAGAAGAGGTGTGGAGAAGTACTTGCAGTCTGTCTCCTCAGACCTGACGTAGCCACATTCCACCACACCTTCCTTTCCATTCATGGCGTCCAGGATGGAGAAGGTGAATCTGGCACCTGCATAGGCCATGGAGAGGGTAGCAGATCCAGCTCCGGCCTTAGCCTTCACCACCTCTGTGCCGGCCTCCTGGATCCTTCCAGTCAGAGCAGACAACTGGTCAGCAGGGAACTCCACTTTGGGTGTGCACTGGGAAATCAGGGGGATAATGGTCTTCCCAGCATGACCTCCAATGACTGGAACATTGACACGAGCTGGGTCAAGGCCTTTAAGCTCTGCCACAAAGGCGTTTGCTCTGACAATGTCCAAGGTTGTGACACCAAACACCCTGTTGGGGTTGTAGACTCCATACTTCTTCATGACCTCTGATGTAATAGGGATAGTGGAGTTGACTGGGTTGGCGATAACGCAGATCATAGCCTCGGGGCAGTTG contains:
- the mdh2 gene encoding malate dehydrogenase, mitochondrial → MFARAVRPTVSLARSLSTSSQNNAKVAVLGASGGIGQPLSLLLKNSPLVSHLSLYDIAHTPGVAADLGHIETRAQVTGHMGPDQLDAALQGCEVVVIPAGVPRKPGMTRDDLFNTNATIVATLADACARNCPEAMICVIANPVNSTIPITSEVMKKYGVYNPNRVFGVTTLDIVRANAFVAELKGLDPARVNVPVIGGHAGKTIIPLISQCTPKVEFPADQLSALTGRIQEAGTEVVKAKAGAGSATLSMAYAGARFTFSILDAMNGKEGVVECGYVRSEETDCKYFSTPLLLGKNGIEKNLGLGKLTAFEEKLVAEAMDELKASIKKGEDFVAKMK